From Moraxella sp. K1664, one genomic window encodes:
- a CDS encoding type II toxin-antitoxin system VapC family toxin encodes MYLLDNNVISELKKIQSGKINIGVMNWIKDKPKHQLFTCDIVIMELYRGVLLKARKDPIQGKHLKDWFDNFVMPYFHDRILSIDHDVSLICANFHVPNPRAENDTWIASIAKHHDMILVTRNEKDFANFPITVINPFI; translated from the coding sequence ATGTATTTATTGGACAATAATGTCATTTCAGAACTTAAAAAAATACAATCAGGTAAAATCAATATTGGTGTGATGAATTGGATAAAAGACAAGCCAAAACATCAATTATTTACTTGCGATATTGTTATCATGGAATTATATCGTGGTGTACTTTTAAAAGCAAGGAAAGACCCAATACAAGGTAAGCATTTAAAAGATTGGTTTGATAATTTTGTCATGCCTTATTTTCATGATAGGATTTTGAGTATTGACCATGATGTTAGCTTGATTTGTGCCAATTTTCATGTCCCAAATCCCAGAGCGGAAAATGACACTTGGATTGCCAGTATTGCCAAACATCATGATATGATATTGGTAACTCGCAATGAAAAAGATTTTGCGAATTTTCCCATAACAGTTATCAATCCATTTATTTAA
- a CDS encoding phosphoribosylanthranilate isomerase, whose product MTQQTPKQLAVKFCGFTRTDDLQTATALGVNAVGLVFYPPSPRFVDFDTARTLVASLPPFVSVVALVVNMTDDEFIRLTDTVPFDVVQFHGDETVQDCQRLANIAKKRWYKAIRVQESDTAESLLSQINELKAYGASGVLLDAYHPDKFGGTGQAFDWAKIPTNSPLPIILAGGLTPDNVASIVQNELAHRLYGLDVSGGIEKQKGVKCGEKMGQFLQSVKHQ is encoded by the coding sequence ATGACACAACAAACCCCCAAACAATTAGCCGTCAAATTCTGCGGATTTACTCGCACGGACGATTTGCAGACCGCTACCGCTCTTGGCGTGAATGCGGTGGGACTGGTGTTTTATCCGCCAAGCCCGAGATTTGTGGATTTTGACACGGCACGCACGTTGGTGGCGAGCTTACCGCCCTTTGTGAGCGTGGTGGCACTGGTGGTTAATATGACGGACGATGAATTTATTCGCCTAACAGATACCGTGCCGTTTGATGTCGTGCAGTTTCATGGCGATGAGACGGTGCAGGATTGCCAAAGGCTTGCTAATATTGCCAAAAAACGCTGGTACAAGGCAATCCGTGTGCAAGAGAGCGATACGGCAGAGAGTTTATTAAGCCAAATCAATGAGTTAAAGGCATATGGGGCAAGTGGCGTGCTACTGGACGCTTATCACCCTGACAAATTTGGCGGTACAGGGCAAGCCTTTGACTGGGCAAAAATCCCCACAAACTCACCCCTGCCCATTATCCTAGCAGGCGGACTGACCCCCGATAATGTCGCCAGTATCGTCCAAAATGAGCTTGCTCATCGCCTATATGGGCTTGATGTCAGCGGTGGTATTGAAAAACAAAAGGGCGTAAAATGTGGGGAGAAAATGGGGCAATTTTTACAAAGCGTGAAACATCAATGA
- the gdhA gene encoding NADP-specific glutamate dehydrogenase gives MTIQSAIAKVEQNYAHQPEFIQAVKEVAMTIEKVYADNPKYEALQVFERLCEPDRIISFRVNWENDKGEVQVNRGWRVQFSNAIGPYKGGIRFHPTVTEGTLKFLGFEQIFKNALTGLPMGGAKGGSDFDPKGKSEAEIRRFCYAFMRELHKNIGKDMDVPAGDIGVGGREVNYMFAMYKNLTREFEGVLTGKGVGHGGSLIRTEATGYGLVYFLDNMLKAKNDSLEGKTVLVSGAGNVAQYAAEKCLHLGGKVITFSDSKGTLVDKDGFTQEKIDWVKNHKANGKALADYVSEFGGEWLAGQRPWQFDADIALPCATQNEVSEDDAKALVEHGVKYVAEGANMPLTALAIDVVREHGIAYAPGKAANAGGVAVSGLEMSQNSVRKYKSFEDLDLELQKIMKNIHENAKTAGEKYGTTEGAIDYMTGANVAGFMQVANALVAYGYL, from the coding sequence ATGACTATCCAATCCGCCATTGCCAAAGTCGAGCAAAACTACGCTCATCAGCCAGAATTTATCCAAGCTGTCAAAGAAGTCGCCATGACCATTGAAAAAGTCTATGCCGACAACCCAAAATACGAAGCCCTACAAGTATTTGAACGCCTGTGCGAGCCTGACCGCATCATCAGCTTTCGTGTCAACTGGGAAAACGACAAAGGCGAAGTACAGGTAAACCGTGGCTGGCGTGTTCAATTTAGCAACGCCATTGGCCCATACAAAGGCGGTATCCGCTTTCACCCAACCGTAACCGAAGGCACATTAAAATTCTTAGGCTTTGAGCAGATTTTCAAAAACGCCTTGACAGGCTTGCCTATGGGCGGTGCTAAGGGTGGTTCTGACTTTGACCCCAAAGGTAAATCAGAAGCCGAAATCCGCCGTTTTTGCTATGCGTTCATGCGTGAATTGCACAAAAACATCGGCAAAGACATGGACGTACCTGCTGGCGACATCGGCGTGGGCGGTCGTGAAGTGAACTATATGTTTGCCATGTACAAAAACCTAACTCGTGAATTTGAGGGCGTATTAACTGGCAAAGGCGTGGGGCATGGCGGTTCGCTAATCCGTACCGAAGCGACAGGCTATGGCTTGGTGTATTTCCTTGACAATATGCTAAAAGCCAAAAACGACAGCCTAGAAGGCAAAACTGTCCTAGTATCAGGTGCAGGTAACGTGGCTCAATACGCCGCCGAAAAATGTCTACATTTGGGCGGAAAAGTCATCACCTTCTCCGACTCAAAAGGCACGTTGGTGGACAAAGACGGCTTTACCCAAGAGAAAATTGACTGGGTCAAAAACCACAAAGCAAATGGTAAAGCGTTGGCGGATTATGTGAGTGAATTTGGCGGTGAGTGGCTCGCAGGACAACGTCCTTGGCAGTTTGATGCAGACATTGCCCTACCATGTGCCACTCAAAACGAGGTCAGCGAAGATGATGCAAAAGCTTTGGTTGAACATGGTGTAAAATATGTTGCCGAAGGAGCGAACATGCCACTGACCGCCCTAGCCATTGATGTGGTGCGTGAACATGGCATTGCCTACGCCCCTGGTAAAGCTGCCAATGCTGGTGGGGTTGCGGTATCTGGCTTAGAGATGAGTCAAAACTCGGTGCGTAAATACAAATCTTTTGAGGATTTGGACTTAGAATTACAAAAAATCATGAAAAACATTCATGAAAATGCCAAAACCGCTGGCGAAAAATACGGCACAACCGAAGGTGCTATTGACTATATGACAGGAGCAAATGTAGCAGGATTCATGCAGGTTGCCAATGCTCTTGTGGCGTATGGTTATCTATAA
- a CDS encoding FAD-binding oxidoreductase yields MNLTQFLADLHFDDNQIKTDPDSLDNWGKDWTKYFSPAPSAIIFPKTTEQVAHIVRLANTHNVCLVPSGGRTGLSAGAVASAGEVVVSFDKMNAIGTFYEADQMVEVEAGVITKALQEFANAKNLYYAVDFASSGSSQIGGNIGTNAGGIKVIRYGMTRNQILGLTVVTGKGDILELNGGMLKNATGYDFRHLFIGAEGTLGFVTKALIKLEKQPVNLTAMVLGVPDFGSVVKLLDKFGKALNLTAFEFFDSVAIDKVLTAGHAKAPFEIRTPFYVLLEFEAVSDDVLDTAMNVFESCTEDGLIEDGVMSQSVGQLHELWKLRESISETISVFTPYKNDVSVLITHLGDFINDIEQIVKDNYPDFEICWFGHIGDGNLHLNILKPDNLTKDDFFAKCQTVNKYVFETVKKYKGSISAEHGVGMTKKPYLDYTRSPIEIEYMKAVKAVFDPNGIMNRGKVFDI; encoded by the coding sequence ATGAACTTAACCCAATTTTTAGCCGATTTACACTTTGACGACAACCAAATCAAAACCGACCCCGATAGCCTAGACAACTGGGGCAAGGACTGGACCAAATATTTTAGCCCTGCCCCATCTGCCATCATTTTTCCCAAAACAACCGAACAGGTTGCCCACATCGTCCGCCTTGCCAATACACACAATGTCTGCCTTGTGCCTAGTGGTGGACGCACAGGTTTATCAGCAGGGGCGGTGGCAAGTGCAGGCGAGGTGGTGGTAAGTTTTGATAAAATGAATGCCATTGGCACGTTTTATGAAGCTGACCAAATGGTGGAGGTGGAGGCTGGTGTTATTACCAAAGCCTTGCAAGAATTTGCCAACGCCAAAAACCTATACTATGCGGTGGATTTTGCCTCATCGGGGTCAAGCCAAATTGGGGGCAATATTGGCACGAACGCTGGCGGTATCAAGGTAATCCGCTATGGCATGACCCGTAACCAAATCCTAGGCTTGACGGTAGTAACGGGCAAGGGCGATATTTTGGAGCTCAATGGCGGTATGCTAAAAAATGCCACAGGCTATGATTTTCGTCATCTGTTCATCGGAGCAGAAGGTACGCTTGGCTTTGTAACCAAAGCCTTGATTAAACTTGAAAAACAACCTGTAAACTTAACCGCTATGGTACTTGGCGTGCCTGATTTTGGCTCGGTGGTAAAACTGCTTGATAAGTTTGGTAAGGCGTTAAATTTGACTGCGTTTGAATTTTTTGACAGCGTGGCAATTGACAAGGTATTGACCGCAGGACACGCCAAAGCCCCCTTTGAGATCCGTACGCCTTTTTATGTGCTTTTGGAATTTGAAGCGGTATCCGATGACGTGCTAGACACCGCCATGAATGTGTTTGAAAGTTGCACCGAAGACGGCTTGATAGAAGACGGCGTGATGAGCCAAAGCGTGGGGCAACTGCACGAGCTTTGGAAATTGCGTGAGAGCATTTCTGAGACGATTTCGGTGTTTACCCCTTATAAAAATGACGTATCGGTGCTGATTACGCACTTGGGCGATTTTATCAATGATATTGAGCAAATTGTCAAGGACAACTACCCTGATTTTGAGATTTGCTGGTTTGGGCATATTGGCGATGGCAATTTGCACCTAAATATCCTAAAACCTGACAACTTGACCAAAGACGACTTTTTTGCAAAATGCCAAACGGTCAATAAATACGTCTTTGAAACCGTCAAAAAATACAAAGGCTCAATATCTGCCGAACATGGCGTAGGCATGACCAAAAAACCCTATTTGGATTACACCCGCTCGCCCATTGAGATTGAATACATGAAAGCGGTAAAAGCGGTGTTTGACCCCAATGGGATTATGAACCGTGGTAAGGTGTTTGATATTTAG
- a CDS encoding protein disulfide oxidoreductase yields MKKLRKTLFSALTYLVMFIIIYTAVNLWRSPVMPDGPKLIYQNSSKQVVDVVAQSHDTPVLIYFWGSWCGVCRTTGPNVQTLHANGHDVLSVAVSSGNDDELLAYMNKHGYDFYTLNDQQGAIFHEWGGQVTPSFVILDDGKVAQSFTGIAPLWLLRLRMWWAGL; encoded by the coding sequence ATGAAAAAACTTCGCAAAACTTTATTTTCCGCCTTGACTTACCTTGTGATGTTTATCATCATCTACACGGCGGTCAATCTGTGGCGGTCGCCTGTCATGCCAGACGGCCCCAAACTTATCTATCAAAACAGCTCAAAACAAGTGGTGGATGTCGTGGCACAAAGCCATGATACCCCTGTACTCATCTACTTTTGGGGGTCATGGTGTGGGGTGTGTCGCACAACCGGCCCCAACGTCCAAACCCTGCACGCCAATGGTCATGACGTGCTAAGTGTGGCGGTATCATCAGGTAATGATGATGAACTGCTTGCGTATATGAACAAACATGGCTATGATTTTTATACCCTAAATGACCAACAAGGAGCGATATTTCATGAATGGGGCGGACAAGTAACGCCATCTTTTGTGATACTAGATGATGGTAAAGTTGCCCAAAGTTTTACAGGCATCGCACCGCTTTGGTTGTTAAGATTGCGGATGTGGTGGGCAGGATTATAA
- a CDS encoding solute carrier family 23 protein has translation MSLFPKFTPYKGDIATSAVATNEYLPPVQTAMLGIQHVLAMFGATVLAPILMGFDANLAIMMSGICTILFFIMTGGRVPSYLGSSFAFIGVVAAATAHATGSGTNPNLGVALGGIIACGVVYALIGFIVMATGTRWIEKLMPPVVTGAVVMIIGLNLAPVTVSSVAGKPFELAMTLITVLCMSGIAVFARGFVKRLLLLLGLMLAYVIYAIVANGMGFGKPIDFGVIGQASWFGVPNFYAPIFEMNAMLIIAPVAFILVAENLGHIKAVGAMTGENLTPELGRAFVADGVATALSAGVGGTGMTTYGENIGVMAITRVYSTLVFVVAGVFAICLGLSPKFGALIQTIPTPVLTGASIVVFGLITIAGAKIWIDNKVDFSDNKNLMVGAVSVILGTGNFGLVIGSFDLGGIGTATFMAMLLNWVLGAGKNKGNTMQS, from the coding sequence ATGTCATTATTTCCCAAATTTACCCCCTACAAAGGCGACATCGCCACAAGTGCTGTTGCAACAAATGAATACCTACCCCCTGTTCAGACCGCCATGCTTGGCATTCAGCATGTCCTTGCCATGTTTGGGGCGACGGTGCTTGCCCCTATTTTAATGGGCTTTGATGCCAATCTTGCCATTATGATGAGCGGGATTTGTACCATTTTATTTTTTATCATGACAGGTGGGCGAGTGCCAAGCTATTTGGGCTCGTCCTTTGCTTTTATTGGGGTTGTGGCAGCAGCAACTGCCCACGCCACAGGCAGTGGAACAAACCCTAATTTGGGCGTGGCATTAGGTGGCATCATCGCTTGCGGTGTGGTTTATGCTTTGATTGGTTTTATCGTCATGGCAACAGGGACACGCTGGATTGAAAAACTCATGCCTCCTGTGGTTACAGGAGCGGTGGTTATGATTATCGGGCTAAACCTTGCCCCTGTTACGGTGTCATCTGTGGCAGGCAAACCTTTTGAACTTGCCATGACGCTTATCACTGTGCTTTGTATGAGTGGCATTGCGGTCTTTGCTAGGGGGTTTGTCAAACGTTTATTGCTTCTTTTGGGGTTGATGTTGGCTTATGTTATTTATGCCATTGTCGCCAATGGTATGGGATTTGGTAAGCCGATTGACTTTGGGGTGATTGGGCAGGCAAGTTGGTTTGGTGTGCCAAATTTTTATGCCCCCATCTTTGAGATGAATGCCATGCTCATCATTGCGCCTGTGGCGTTTATCCTTGTGGCAGAAAATTTGGGGCACATCAAGGCGGTGGGGGCGATGACAGGCGAGAATTTGACCCCCGAGCTTGGCAGGGCATTCGTCGCCGATGGCGTGGCAACAGCACTCTCGGCAGGCGTGGGCGGTACTGGTATGACAACTTATGGTGAAAACATTGGGGTTATGGCGATTACTCGGGTATACTCTACGCTCGTGTTTGTGGTAGCAGGGGTATTTGCCATTTGTTTGGGGTTGTCACCAAAATTTGGAGCATTAATCCAGACCATTCCCACGCCTGTTTTGACAGGTGCGTCCATTGTTGTATTTGGTTTGATTACCATTGCAGGGGCAAAGATTTGGATTGATAATAAAGTGGATTTTAGCGATAACAAAAACCTGATGGTGGGTGCGGTCAGTGTAATTTTGGGAACGGGTAATTTTGGTTTGGTGATTGGCTCATTTGATTTGGGGGGTATCGGTACGGCGACTTTTATGGCAATGCTACTAAATTGGGTGCTTGGGGCAGGCAAGAACAAAGGCAACACCATGCAGAGTTAA
- the ruvC gene encoding crossover junction endodeoxyribonuclease RuvC: MTLIIGIDPGSRMTGYGIVRSVGDGLTFMDAGTIRTDSMDMPVRIGQIFDGITRIVQHYQKYYDEPIHSAIEQVFMATNPDSALKLGQARGAAIASLSAQGLTVSEYTARQIKQAVCGYGAADKEQVTAMVCRLLALDVVPQADAADGLACAICHAHSSHSMHKLLGNAALKGRSVSKKKGRWRLSETDLLIQKK; the protein is encoded by the coding sequence ATGACACTTATCATTGGCATAGACCCCGGCTCTCGCATGACAGGTTACGGCATCGTGCGTTCAGTGGGTGATGGCTTGACATTCATGGATGCAGGAACAATACGTACTGACAGTATGGACATGCCTGTGCGTATTGGTCAGATTTTTGATGGCATCACAAGGATTGTCCAGCATTATCAAAAATATTACGATGAACCGATACATTCCGCCATTGAACAGGTGTTTATGGCGACAAATCCTGACAGTGCTTTAAAGCTTGGGCAGGCTCGTGGGGCGGCGATTGCCTCTTTGAGTGCACAGGGTTTGACCGTCTCAGAATATACCGCTCGCCAAATCAAACAGGCGGTCTGTGGTTATGGGGCGGCGGACAAAGAACAAGTAACGGCCATGGTGTGTCGCTTGCTTGCCCTTGATGTTGTACCGCAGGCAGATGCAGCCGATGGGTTGGCATGTGCCATTTGTCATGCCCATTCTAGTCATTCTATGCACAAACTTTTGGGGAATGCTGCTCTAAAAGGTCGTTCGGTAAGCAAAAAAAAGGGACGATGGCGTCTGTCTGAGACGGATTTACTCATCCAAAAAAAATAA
- a CDS encoding FxsA family protein, giving the protein MGVIVGIALVWFIIEMLIWYLLAQFMSGWLIFLWFVVAFFIGLTLIKKAASTLNPMAKQMKSGVIPNPANQPPESAITKSVAMGIAGILFVLPGILTDIGAFLLLLPAIQKMLTAKAKNYAMNNQDKMMAMMAKQMGGQNPFGGMGGVNPNNPFGQKNPFGTGGFGGNYGNSGTTIDGQAKTVKKSANDD; this is encoded by the coding sequence ATGGGCGTTATTGTGGGCATTGCTTTGGTGTGGTTCATCATTGAGATGTTGATTTGGTATCTGCTGGCTCAGTTTATGAGTGGTTGGCTTATTTTTTTGTGGTTTGTTGTGGCGTTTTTTATCGGTCTGACGCTCATCAAAAAAGCCGCCAGTACTCTAAACCCCATGGCCAAGCAGATGAAAAGTGGCGTTATCCCCAACCCTGCCAATCAACCGCCAGAGTCTGCCATCACCAAATCGGTTGCGATGGGCATTGCAGGAATTTTATTTGTTCTGCCGGGCATCTTAACCGACATTGGGGCGTTTTTGCTCTTATTACCTGCCATTCAAAAAATGCTGACAGCCAAAGCCAAAAACTACGCCATGAACAACCAAGACAAAATGATGGCAATGATGGCAAAACAGATGGGGGGTCAAAATCCCTTTGGTGGCATGGGGGGTGTGAACCCCAATAACCCATTTGGGCAGAAAAACCCCTTTGGTACTGGCGGTTTTGGGGGTAATTATGGCAACTCTGGCACTACCATTGACGGACAAGCCAAAACAGTTAAAAAATCAGCCAATGATGACTAA
- the epmB gene encoding EF-P beta-lysylation protein EpmB, translated as MNDIFFNEPNWQKELSGAVSDVASLYQLLELPLPEQVHTPNKFPLRVPHAFINKMKKGDPNDPLLRQILPDIAESLPVAGYTADPLGENAHNPMKGLLHKYQSRALITVTGACAVHCRYCFRQHFDYGANLPNSQDIRQICHYIANDKNINEVLLSGGDPLNINNRRFSEWIGALSDIDNIKTIRIHTRLPAILPNRIDDELIEILANCPKNIIMVLHINHPNEIDDALAQKCQILKNHGVVLLNQSVLLKGVNDNVETLCQLSHALFGIGVMPYYLHVLDKVAGSAHFDLPIDRAIQIYWQLLEKLSGYLVPKLVQEMAGKPYKVPIDIYKRPPT; from the coding sequence ATGAACGACATTTTTTTTAATGAGCCAAATTGGCAAAAAGAGCTGTCAGGTGCCGTAAGCGACGTGGCAAGCCTTTATCAGCTGTTAGAGTTGCCCCTGCCAGAGCAGGTACACACCCCAAATAAATTCCCCCTAAGAGTGCCACACGCCTTTATCAATAAGATGAAAAAGGGCGACCCAAACGACCCATTATTACGCCAAATCCTGCCTGACATTGCCGAGAGTCTGCCTGTGGCAGGCTATACCGCTGACCCACTTGGTGAGAATGCCCACAACCCAATGAAAGGCTTATTACACAAATACCAAAGCCGTGCCTTAATCACGGTAACAGGGGCGTGTGCGGTGCATTGTCGTTATTGTTTTCGTCAGCATTTTGATTATGGGGCGAACTTGCCAAACAGCCAAGACATTCGCCAAATCTGCCACTATATCGCCAATGACAAAAACATCAATGAAGTGCTATTAAGCGGAGGCGACCCATTAAATATTAACAATCGCCGTTTTAGTGAATGGATTGGGGCATTGTCTGATATTGATAATATTAAAACCATTCGCATTCATACCCGACTGCCTGCGATATTGCCAAACCGTATTGATGATGAGCTGATTGAGATATTGGCAAACTGCCCAAAAAACATCATCATGGTGCTACACATCAATCATCCCAATGAGATAGACGATGCCCTTGCCCAAAAATGCCAAATTCTAAAAAATCATGGTGTGGTACTGCTTAATCAAAGCGTATTATTAAAAGGGGTTAATGATAATGTAGAGACATTGTGCCAATTAAGTCATGCTTTATTTGGTATTGGTGTGATGCCGTATTATTTGCATGTTTTGGACAAAGTGGCAGGGTCGGCTCATTTTGATTTGCCGATAGACAGAGCGATACAGATTTATTGGCAACTTTTGGAAAAATTATCGGGCTATCTTGTGCCGAAACTGGTGCAAGAGATGGCAGGCAAGCCCTATAAAGTACCGATTGATATTTATAAGCGACCCCCAACTTAA
- the efp gene encoding elongation factor P, translated as MASFSTNDFKAGLKVMLDGNPCSILENEYVKPGKGQAFNRVKLRNLKTGKVLEQTFKSGDSLEGADVVDTEMEYLYNDGEFWHFMHPETFEQMQADKNAMGDSAQWLKENSNARCTITLFNGSPLSVTPPNFVELEIVETDPGVRGDTSGGGGKPAKLETGAVVRVPLFVQQNEVVKVDTRTGEYLSRV; from the coding sequence ATGGCAAGTTTTTCTACCAACGATTTTAAAGCAGGCTTAAAAGTCATGCTTGACGGCAACCCCTGCTCTATCCTAGAAAACGAATACGTCAAACCTGGTAAAGGTCAAGCCTTTAACCGTGTCAAACTGCGTAACCTAAAAACTGGTAAAGTCCTAGAACAAACCTTCAAATCAGGCGACAGCCTAGAAGGGGCGGACGTGGTGGATACTGAGATGGAATATCTGTACAATGACGGCGAGTTTTGGCATTTCATGCACCCTGAGACCTTTGAGCAAATGCAAGCCGACAAAAACGCCATGGGCGACTCAGCACAATGGCTAAAAGAAAACTCAAACGCCCGTTGCACCATTACCTTGTTTAACGGCTCACCGCTGTCAGTAACTCCGCCAAACTTCGTGGAGCTTGAAATCGTGGAAACCGACCCTGGTGTGCGTGGCGACACATCAGGCGGTGGCGGTAAGCCTGCCAAACTAGAAACAGGGGCGGTCGTGCGTGTGCCACTGTTTGTTCAACAAAATGAAGTGGTTAAAGTAGATACCCGTACTGGCGAATATCTGTCTCGTGTGTGA
- a CDS encoding helix-turn-helix domain-containing protein yields MAKYTTDFKLSVIGYYLNHHGYKQTAKHFNLNHTTVELWVKLYQAHGIDGIKRRHTKAVYDTDFKLNAVQAIQQGKSLTQLAIELNLPQPSLLSTWLKSYQAFGIMGLIPKPKGKKAMSNKHNANKTKSTWKTKQDHEKSVDDLLDELAYLRAENDYLKKLDALIRQKEQSVQTKNKS; encoded by the coding sequence ATGGCAAAATACACAACCGACTTTAAACTGTCTGTGATTGGGTATTATCTTAATCATCATGGCTACAAACAAACCGCCAAACACTTTAATCTAAACCACACAACCGTAGAGCTATGGGTTAAACTCTATCAAGCACATGGCATTGATGGCATAAAAAGACGACACACAAAGGCTGTCTATGACACAGATTTTAAGCTTAATGCCGTTCAAGCCATACAACAGGGCAAATCGCTTACACAACTTGCCATAGAGCTTAATCTGCCACAACCTTCTTTACTGTCAACTTGGTTAAAGTCCTACCAAGCCTTTGGTATAATGGGACTAATACCCAAACCCAAAGGCAAAAAAGCAATGTCAAACAAACACAACGCTAATAAAACCAAATCAACTTGGAAAACCAAACAAGACCACGAAAAAAGTGTGGATGATTTGCTTGATGAACTTGCCTATCTTAGAGCAGAGAATGACTATCTAAAAAAGCTAGATGCCTTAATTCGTCAAAAGGAACAATCAGTACAAACAAAGAACAAGTCCTGA
- a CDS encoding IS3 family transposase, translating into MQELRHKHKLADLLAVSNLPRSVFYYHIRQSTKPDKDLDLKEHINHIYHQHKGRYGYRRITSELNNQLAQKGMVINHKRVQRLMAKLGLKALVRRQRKFNTYKGTMGKDTIQDNILKRDFKADKPNQKWATDITEFKVQDKANDGSVIQRKLYLSPIIDLFNGEIVSYTMKDRPTYELVKEMLNDALSKLSQEKMDDKPIIHSDQGWHYQMHQYQQTLKEQGLTQSMSRKGNCLDNAVIESFFGTLKQEIFYETTTFTSTDELKQVIDEYIHYYNHDRIKSKLKGLSPVKYRNLVQLGLIQPLATT; encoded by the coding sequence ATCCAAGAATTAAGGCATAAGCACAAACTTGCTGACTTATTGGCAGTGTCAAACTTGCCAAGAAGTGTGTTTTATTACCACATTCGTCAAAGTACAAAGCCTGACAAAGACCTTGACTTAAAAGAACACATTAACCACATCTACCACCAACACAAGGGCAGGTATGGTTATCGTAGAATCACATCAGAGCTTAACAATCAGCTTGCCCAAAAAGGCATGGTCATTAATCATAAACGAGTGCAACGACTGATGGCTAAACTTGGACTCAAAGCATTGGTTCGTCGTCAACGTAAGTTTAATACTTACAAAGGCACAATGGGCAAAGATACCATTCAGGACAATATACTCAAAAGAGACTTTAAAGCAGACAAACCCAATCAAAAGTGGGCAACAGACATCACAGAGTTTAAAGTACAAGACAAGGCAAATGATGGCAGTGTCATTCAAAGAAAACTCTACCTATCGCCCATCATCGACTTGTTTAATGGTGAGATTGTCAGTTATACGATGAAGGACAGACCAACGTATGAGTTGGTCAAAGAGATGTTAAATGATGCCCTATCCAAGCTAAGCCAAGAAAAGATGGATGACAAACCCATCATTCATTCAGACCAAGGCTGGCACTATCAAATGCACCAGTATCAACAAACCCTAAAAGAACAAGGCTTAACCCAAAGCATGTCAAGAAAAGGCAATTGTTTGGATAATGCTGTGATAGAGAGCTTCTTTGGTACGCTAAAACAAGAGATATTTTATGAGACAACCACATTTACATCAACAGATGAACTTAAACAAGTGATTGATGAGTACATACACTACTACAATCATGATAGAATAAAGAGCAAATTAAAAGGACTAAGTCCTGTTAAGTACAGAAACTTAGTCCAATTAGGGTTAATACAACCACTTGCAACAACCTAA